Genomic window (Capricornis sumatraensis isolate serow.1 chromosome 16, serow.2, whole genome shotgun sequence):
ccaaCTTCATGACATTTGGGAAACAAAAAgctatagacacagaaaaagatcagtggttgtcagaAGGCTTAAAGGGGAGGAGAAATAAATAGGTGGAATACAGGGAATCTGTAGAGCAATGATACTATTGTGTATGATGCTGTAATGGTAGATGCATGTTGTTTGTCAAAGCTCAAAAGATGTACAGTAAAAGACTGAAGTTCTAAACTATGGAGTGTACTTAATAAAGTACCAATATTGcctcatcaattgtaacaaatatatTACACTAATGCAAAAGGTTAATAGTAAGACAAAATTGGGTGGGTAGAGTTAAAGGGATATATAAACTCTGtaccttctcatttttttctttaaatataaatctgttctataatgtgaaagtgaagtagctcagtcatgtccaactctttgcaaccctgtggactgtagcctaccaggctcctctctccctgggattctccaggcaagaatactggagtgggttgccattttcttctccaggggtcttcctgacccagggatcgaacccgggtctcctgcattgcagacagacactttaaccgctgagccaccagggaagcccagtctataatgtaatatatgttaatttttaaaagcttcatttCAAAAGTGAGAGTCCTCCAAATATTATCACATTTTTCTCTCATTGAAACTTTAACATATTTCAATAAAGGACAATTGGTAATATGCTGACATATTTTCAAATAGTCTCAATAGTTTGTCACAATAGATGGTCATGTTGAAAGGAAGTCACGATATAGgaaaattcttaatattttatagtacgggcttccctggtggctcagatggtaaagaatctgcctgcaatgcaagagacacaggttttattcctgggtcagaaagatcccctggagaaggaaatggctacctactccagtattcttgcctggaatactccatggacagaggagcctgggaggctacagtctgtgtggtcacaaagagaagGATATGACTGACTAACACTAACAGGTTTGCATAATGAGCTGGAAAAAGTGCAGAGTTGTTGCTAACAAGCTGTTCTGGGATGGAAAACtatcaaatgaaatttaaaactggAAAACCCAATTATGAAATATGAAAGATAAATTTAGTCAGCTAATCCAAATGTTGACTGTAGGTCTCTGTTATAAAAGCACTTGCTCAGCATGTAATATACCCAAAAGATTTCTCAGCCCAGAGGTTATTCCCTGGGCTGTTTTTCAGGACATCTATGTACAATACAGATGCATCTATAAACATATATCTTTCTACACCCCTATTAGCTAGGCATGACTTTTTGCCTATAACCTGGGAACGTCACTGTGGGAATTCAAGATCTTCCTTCTGAGGGTCTAAGTGTTTAGAAAAAGCGTGCATCTAAAAGGTAAATTAGAGCAGTTTCAAGTTTATAACTGTGGGTTCTGCAGGCCTGAATTTTAAAGCAGGCTTTCCATACTCATCATGTATGTaatgtgaccttgagaaagtccTTCAAAGACTAAATTCCTTTCTGTGTAAAGCTGTGATGCTAAAATGACTACTTTATATGATAGTTGTGACTGTTAAATTGGATAATTCATTTAAAGTGGTTAGAATAGAATTTAGGAAAATGCTGAGCACATTTTAAGGACTGTAAATACttgcaattattatttttaccattACTATTTTATTGTCCATTCCTGTGCTGATATCTGATATGTCTTCCATGTAAACCTGCTAACATTTTCCATGTGCCTGCTTTACAGTAAAGCCAGGCCATACTTGGGGAGACATTcagataaatgaaataagacTTTAGTTTAGTAACATTAATAATATTGTGGCTATACCtccatatttttaatgaatagacATTTAAAAACCTCTCAGAGTTTTCAGTAAAAGTTCTTTTACTTATTCTAAGGgtttgcttcttgatgaggaattttgttttttttcttcctactgGAATTTCATGAAaggtgtgggagagagagaaataaagatcAGTTTGTGTTGATAATTTGGTAATGTGCCTTAATTCTTTGATAAGTATTGGTATAATTTGAAAAGGACTTCAGATAACTTAAGGGAGTACTGCTAGATATCTTGAAATGAAGAGTAGTTTTCCATTTGCTAGATGGTGTGATGATCTCACATGAAAAGTAAAGATTGTGAATTCCAAAATTTGTATTGTTCTTTTTAgatgaataatatttattattcataactTTGAAACATGCTAAGTTTCAGCCAAATATTGTGAATTTATATATATGATGCCTTtaccaaaaatattaattttgactGGCAATATGACTGactaaatttatgttttatatgGGCTTGAAACATggataatttttaatttgaagggttttttttttcagaaaatattttataatttttgatatATTGAAAAGAATTGCTGCTATTGAGGAAAAGTTGCTGAAATTTGATCTTATTCTTTTGTTAGTGAATATAAAAATTGCAGTCACTCTGTTCTTCCAAAAATTTTTTCAGTAACAGATAGTGAATAACATTGGGCCTTGACATATTTCAGTGATTTTCTTGTTCTGAATGAGAACATTCTGTAATATTCTGAATTTTGTGTTCACTGATTCTATTTCATGATCCCTGAGAATTAGTCTTAAATGATGGTAtgtttaatattataatttttgtacaACAGTTTAAATGTCATGTTAATTTGAACATTGTCTTCAAGAGTTTAGATGAGGGGCAGATGAGTAAAaccattttctttattgtaaaaaaaatttagacCAAAGAAAATATCTCACCCCCTGAGTATTGAAACAAGAATTCAACATTTTATGCTGCCTCCAATTCTATGTCAGACCACCGTTCCATCTCCTCCCAGTTAATCTGTCCActgaacaatggaatattaattctCTCCAATCTCCATTTCTACCaagacaaaggaaagagaaaaattaccTTTTCAGTTTTAAGAATTTATTATCAAATTAGAGAGAAACACTATATATATAGAACTCTTAAAGGTTCAAAAGACATATGCATAAATTATATAGTTATAACCACTGgcattacaaaaaataaaaattcatctcAACATTTCTTATTCACAAAGTTTTCAGAGATAAAAAGTTTTCCCATAGAAAGGGAGCACTTTGCCAATGATCATTCAGTTATTCAGTAACTTTTCTTAGACCACATTCTTCTACTTTACAATACTAAAATTAGCACTTAAGACTTGACTCAGTTGAGGGGAAAAGTGCTCTTTTTTACTGTTATTTACTCTggctcttttccttctgtttttcacaTAATAGATTTTGGCCACTTCTTTAGAACAACATCAAACTATACATCCACTCCCCTCACTGCCTTCTTGCTGACTGGTGTCCCAGGATTAGAAGACTTCCAAATCTGGATGTCCATCCCTTTCAGCTTCATGTACCTTTTGGCTGTAACAGGGAATGGCCTGGTTATGGCGATGGTTATCTGGGACAGAAGCCTCCATGAACCCATGTATCTCTTCTTGGCCATGCTAGCTCTCAATGATGTCCTACTTTGTACTGTCACGGTGCCCAAAATGCTTCTTATCTTTTGGCAGGGCCCTTCCATATCGACATTTCCTGCCTGTCTCATGCAGATGTTTTTCGTTCATGCTCTATTTCTCTCTGAATCTGCTATCCTACTGGCCATGGCTTTTGACCGCTATGTGGCTATCTGTGCACCACTCCATTATACTACCCTACTTACAGGCTCTCTCATTAGCAAAGTGGTCCTGGCTCTGGTGGCTCGAAGTGTGGCTGTGGTCACCCCTGGTGTCCTACTCATTCTCTGCCTGCACTTCTGCCAGAGCAACGTCATTCACCATACTTACTGTGAGAACATGGGCATTGCCAAGTTGGCTTGCAATAGCATTGTCCCTAATAGCATGTATGGGCTCACTGCTGCTCTCCTCACCACAGGACTGGCCTTTGTCCTTATCTCCCTGTCCTACTGGTTAATCTTGAGAACAGTCTTCCGACTGCCTTCTAGGGAAGCCCGGACAAAGGCCTTTGGAACTTGTGGAGCCCATACATGTGTCATCCTGATATTCTACACTCtggccttcttttccttctttaccCATCACTTTGGACACCATGTGCCCAGGCATGTCCTTATCCTCCTGGCAAATCTGTACTTACTGGTGCCACCTACCATGAACCCCATTGTTTATGGGGTAAAGTCAAAAGAGATCAGGATGCGAGCGCTAGGACTCTGTGCCCAACCTAAATGATCCAAGAGTAATAAAGCAACAAGGAACAGGGGAGTCCAGGACTGAGAATCAGGGTTAAATACCAAGTCTAAATAAATCTGGACAGATTTATTCCTGCAACATCTATGCAATGAATAAggctttaaaattttgtatttctcaATGTTATCTCCCTGATATTGGGTTAAAAGGAAGCTAACAAGGTACTGCTCAAGTACCACCAAGAATTATCTGAACATATTAAGGTAACGTGCCACTGTAGCTACATACAACATGTAAATATCCTTTGGATAATAAACAATGCCTCTTCTACATCAATTTACTATGGATAGGACAAAATGTAAGCTctatatatttatgaatttgtTTTGATTCCATTCTTACCATAACATCCACAGGGCCCAAAACATACACataattaataaacatttgttgaatggataagcatcttaattaataaaaatgctaATGAATTTATGTAACAAACCCCCACTATACCTTATGCATTATATATGACCTACAATTtgaatatttcatttcctttcctctcaaaaaatttccttttgcttccataaaatatgaatttcttaTCTCTTTCAATACCTTAGTGTATTAAAGATTCTTTTGGTGACGAACAATAGAAATTACCTTTGGttagataaagaaaacaaaaagcaggaTATTTCATGGTAACATTCTATGGATGTCATGACAGCCAAGGGTAATCTGAATATCTATATCTCAGGTAAGATCAAAGTCAGCCTGCGATAAGACCTCACCAGGAGGAGTGGATGACTTATTTATTGAATCTGGTGACACTATCTGGTCTTAGCTACAATGACTGTGGGATAAGATGCATAATTTCCCTATATTGGGTCAGATTGTTCAACCTGGACCAAAATGTTATATCCCTTATTCTGATTTAATGAGGATGAAATTGTGTCACGGCAAttctaaaggaaaggaaagtatgATAAGTGGTCTAGATTCTGTTCACTGGTTTCATTTGGTGTGTTTATATTTAGCACATGCCATTGTCCTAGTTTAGCTCTTCCTACACTAAATATTCTTGCTAATTGCATTCCATAGTACTAGGACAAACTTTATCATCTATGAACTCTCATAACATAATTACTGCAAAGTAATTCCTTATCTCCACTAGAAAATATTCATCTCTTTATTTATACAGGagctaaaatatttctttggcaTCAAACAGTAAAAAAGTGCATCATGAACataatagaaatatatacatGGTCAAGTGGTTGAAGCAATTTGACtgtcttgaaaatatttatattgttataattctttttataaatatatatggttGCTTCTAGATATTCTGTGTAATCACAAACTTATCCATGATAtaggtttttttaaaaggaaattatgttttcatatttattcaATTGAATGAGTGAAAGACTAAGCATGCTAATGAAATATTTTGCAGTGACattttacatagaaaaaaaagctaaatacTTAGATGGTAAAGTGGATACTGACATACTCTGCTCTGATTTTTGCTTGCTATCATGCTTTGCTATAAAGGGCTTCCTGCAGCATAAAGATGATCAATGCATAGTCCAAAGATTAACATTTGACACAATGAAAACAATATCATTGCATTTTTGCCTAATGATAGGGGATTGGAACACAATGATAAATTATTATTTGACCTTCTAGATATCTTATAGATTCTTCAGGTAGGCAGAGAATGCTTTTAGAAGGCAAATAAATACTCATGACTTTATCaaacaataaaaagcaaagacatcactttgccaacgaaggtccatataatcaaagccatggtttttctagtagtcatgtatgggtgttagagttggaccttaaagaagactgaacagtgaagaattgatcttttcaaatttggtgctggagaagactcttgagagtcccttgggctgcagggagatcaaatcagttcaatcctaagggaaatcaaccctgaataactcattggaaggactgatgctgaagctgaagctccaatacgttggccacctgattaaacagccaactcattggaaaagaccctgatgctaggaatgattgaaatcagaaggagaaaagggcagcagagcatgagatgattggatggtgtcaccttttcaatggacatgaacttgggcaaactccgggagagagtgaggaacaggaaggcctggcatgctgttgtccatggggtcacaaagagtcagacacaacttagcgactgaacattactatatataacaATATGAGTGAGTGTCTCAATTTATAAACCCATGTACAAATAAGATAGATGCTTAGATCATATTATTGTGAATTTAGGGAAGAACAAGAGGCCTTCCTCTTTCAATAGCACTATTTGCTGGGACTTCagctttcattaaatttttaaaagcaagataaTATTTCTGTTCTCAATTCATTATACAAACTTGCACTCATAGCATAATACAAAAtgccatttattcatttgtttattcagtcaCTCATGTCTTCACTGACTATATTTCGCTGGAAGAGCTATCTTAATTTTGACActatgagttttctgaatgtttttagTAAAGTATACTTTATGAATATAATGTAACTCATAATACATCTTAAGAAACATTAGAGGATAATAATACGTAAAGTCAAAAGTTGTCTTGCATATTTagatattcatttatatatattttttgtgagTGAAATGAAAAGTCTAACATTCAatagtttaaatatatttctgttagccaaaaatatgataatttttttcattttttggagcACAAGCATTACAATAGATGTGTTCAGCAAGCAgacactaaaaatatattttgaatatgaagGTTTTATAGAATGGCTATAGTCAAATGCTATTCATTTGACATACAGCAGATGATAATGttcacattttcttctaaaatttatttctattaattttatttttcttatcttcttcAGGAAATATTAACTAAGTCCAATGTTCATatatcttgctttatttttacttGATATCCTTTCGGTCAAAGTGAATATGCTGAAGGAGAAGGGTAATTGGAAATAGAATTAAGAAATAGGATAAGGAGGGATGGGAACAGACATAATTGAATTTAAATTAGGCAAAAGAATAAGTCATGTGAAGATGTCCTTCACATGCTTgacatttgaaatataattttaagttaaaaataccTCTTTTGTTACATGAAATGAGGGCTCATAACAAGTGAAATCTTTCTCtccaagacatttttaaaaatacaaaagaactaGTTCTTCTATATCCAATGAATGATTCATTTCTTAATCAATTATGCATTCAATAATTATTAAGTGCATAATTTAACTAAACTAGTGTTCATTCTCACAAGTAGCAAGCTGCATGAGACACAGTTCTTACAGTAGATAAAGATTTGAGAAAACATATTACTTATTATTAAAACCAATATACATACTGAAAGTTATAAAGcattcttaaaatcttttttttctgcttaatttACTTGTCTTTGAAAAAGTGTAGACATGTGAATTAAGAAATTTCAATGAGAAGTGTAAGGTTTTTATGCAACTCTATGCACACATGAAACTAGATCGTTTGAGTTATATGAAAAGAGTTTGCATGCTAAAAGAGTTCTGGACAAAaggatttatattttgtttcttgctATCACAAATGTAAGTGGCTATACCTTAGTGACTTagaatttttacatttaattattatATCCTAAATTATTCTTAGAATAATTTAATCCATGGATGATAAACACTGACTTCACAAGACATTATCTCAGGGATTTCAAAAGGTTCTGAGTTGTGGctttctataaaattaaaattatttctgaaaattaagTAAAAACAGACTATGAAGGTTGACTGTTTCTATTCTTGGTGAAACTAAAATTCCTCAGAAAAGACTGAACATgtgtattaaattttaaaatatgctactGATGCAccatgaagataaataaaatgctgTGAGTTCTAATAAGCTCTTACATCAACATAtgattttttcaaactttaataaaGGTAACTTCAGCAGATTTATAAACACACTTATGAGAAATGTAACATAATAATCATGGACAAATACAGTATGTcaagaagcaaaaaagaaaaaaaaaaagcatttagaaTACTCAAGGAAAATGTCATGGATGGGTAACCTTGAATCACGGTTAGGattagaaatgagagaaaatagatGGAAATGATTTCTAAAACTTCACTCCAACAATTTCATACTTAAAGGAGATTTATGAAGCACATGCTAAGTCAGGATTTATAATTCTTTATAATTCCAGGAGACATCAATTCTCTCCTTTAGATCTACTGTCAGTTCTATTTCTATAAAGTAATCTTTTATTGGTAACTCTGGTTCCAACATAGAGTATATTCACTATATATTTTCACACATAAGGTAGATGCCATCATTGACTTGAGGACATGTCTACATCAAAGAAGAACTGATTCTTAGGGGGAAAAGCAGGTGGAGAATTCCTTGACGAATCTGCCTGGTCTTCACACTATAGATGATTGGGTTGAGCACAGGTGGAACTAGCAGGTAGATATGAGCCATGAAGATGTGGACGAGGGGGGATGAGTGTTTAGCAAAACGATGGACAATAGAGAGCCCAATCATAGGCACATAAAGAATAAGTACAGCACAGATGTGAGATGCACATGTGTTGAGGGCCTTAAATCTCCCCTCCTGAGATGAAATTTTTAATACTGAGTGAAGGATGAAAACATAAGACACAAAAATACCCAGAGAGTCCATTCCCCACAGCAAAGTG
Coding sequences:
- the LOC138092179 gene encoding olfactory receptor 52Z1P-like, which gives rise to MWKQAETNNETFIKVQTTSNYTSTPLTAFLLTGVPGLEDFQIWMSIPFSFMYLLAVTGNGLVMAMVIWDRSLHEPMYLFLAMLALNDVLLCTVTVPKMLLIFWQGPSISTFPACLMQMFFVHALFLSESAILLAMAFDRYVAICAPLHYTTLLTGSLISKVVLALVARSVAVVTPGVLLILCLHFCQSNVIHHTYCENMGIAKLACNSIVPNSMYGLTAALLTTGLAFVLISLSYWLILRTVFRLPSREARTKAFGTCGAHTCVILIFYTLAFFSFFTHHFGHHVPRHVLILLANLYLLVPPTMNPIVYGVKSKEIRMRALGLCAQPK